From Virgibacillus ihumii, the proteins below share one genomic window:
- a CDS encoding sulfotransferase, producing the protein MKYLYITGLVRSGTTVLANFLNTQQNITVYNDYVNTLRRAFKSNPNLEYFDNIQEKNTVIEKMKAEALSQLKLNLSIDPKQIKSIQDLYKSAIDPIASPGDLIIGNKSTHSLSVLEKLLKNKDVLGLYIIRDIRDVILSARKYFNGRLSDAALINNWKTNINKVEQLKKEYPDRFLVIRYEDFIQMKVDKPLKVFLGVPLNWEIQEFKTRSNQPFTNNSSYTNIKKQKTSGFHLQSINKWKRLDEKERASIRKVEGICKDDLERYGYLVDKQE; encoded by the coding sequence TTGAAATATTTGTATATCACAGGGTTAGTGAGAAGCGGTACTACTGTTCTAGCGAATTTTCTAAACACCCAGCAAAATATAACAGTCTATAATGACTATGTTAATACGTTGAGGCGAGCCTTTAAATCTAACCCAAACCTAGAGTACTTCGATAATATTCAAGAAAAAAATACAGTTATTGAAAAAATGAAAGCTGAAGCACTTAGTCAATTAAAATTAAATCTTTCAATAGACCCCAAACAGATAAAAAGTATTCAAGATCTTTATAAATCAGCAATAGATCCAATTGCATCTCCTGGAGATTTAATCATTGGTAATAAATCAACTCACTCATTATCTGTATTAGAAAAACTTTTAAAAAATAAAGATGTTTTGGGTCTATATATTATTCGAGATATAAGGGATGTTATTTTATCTGCTAGAAAATATTTCAATGGAAGATTAAGTGATGCAGCTCTTATAAATAATTGGAAAACAAATATTAATAAAGTTGAACAATTGAAAAAGGAATATCCTGATCGTTTTCTTGTTATAAGATATGAGGATTTCATTCAAATGAAAGTGGATAAACCCCTAAAAGTTTTTTTAGGTGTCCCTTTAAATTGGGAAATCCAAGAGTTTAAAACTCGATCTAATCAACCATTTACAAATAATTCATCCTATACCAACATTAAAAAACAAAAAACAAGCGGATTTCATTTACAAAGTATTAATAAATGGAAGAGATTGGATGAAAAGGAACGAGCATCCATAAGGAAAGTAGAAGGTATTTGTAAAGATGATTTAGAGAGGTATGGGTACTTGGTTGATAAACAGGAGTAA
- the phoU gene encoding phosphate signaling complex protein PhoU has translation MVVREQFETDLTSIKEEISVMASKVEKAFLEAIDALYNQDLELANRIIESDRWIDKQEFDINNNAILTIAKQQPVATDLRQLIIALRITTDLERMADNAKNIAESAIRLGESHHFIVHPELKEMRNTTVEMIHTAMNAFQQEDISIAGKLSGMDDKLDEQYEQIIHELLSAHTGGKGKTQHVMQLAFVARYIERIGDHVTNIGESILFLVKGESYKLN, from the coding sequence GTGGTTGTAAGAGAGCAATTTGAAACTGACCTGACAAGCATCAAAGAAGAAATCTCGGTAATGGCAAGCAAAGTGGAGAAGGCTTTCCTCGAAGCAATTGATGCATTATATAATCAGGACCTGGAGTTAGCCAACAGGATAATTGAAAGTGACCGATGGATTGATAAACAGGAATTTGATATTAATAACAACGCAATCCTGACGATTGCAAAGCAGCAGCCTGTAGCTACTGATTTACGTCAATTGATTATTGCACTGCGAATAACAACTGATTTAGAGCGGATGGCTGACAATGCTAAAAATATTGCTGAATCTGCAATACGATTGGGGGAAAGTCATCATTTTATCGTTCATCCTGAACTAAAGGAAATGCGTAATACTACAGTGGAAATGATTCATACTGCTATGAACGCCTTTCAGCAGGAGGACATTTCCATTGCGGGTAAATTATCCGGAATGGATGATAAATTAGATGAGCAGTATGAACAAATAATTCATGAATTATTATCGGCCCATACAGGAGGTAAAGGGAAAACACAGCATGTTATGCAACTGGCATTCGTCGCCCGCTATATTGAAAGAATTGGTGATCATGTTACAAATATAGGTGAAAGCATTTTGTTTCTTGTTAAAGGAGAATCTTATAAATTAAACTAA
- the pstB gene encoding phosphate ABC transporter ATP-binding protein PstB, with product MQSLALEKNKPAFGEVNNDTEQAKSIYTVNDFNLWYGDNQALYNIDMDIPENKVTAIIGPSGCGKSTFIKALNRMVELVPSVNMNGSIMYKDKEILTSKYKVEDLRTNVGMVFQNPNPFPKSIYENIVFGLKIHGIKKKKVLDEIVEKSLKGAALWDEVKDRLNENAFGLSGGQQQRLCIARCLAIEPDVILMDEPTSALDPVSTAKVEELVQTLKQNYSIAIVTHNMQQAARISDKTAFFLNGEVIEYDNTDKLFSNPVDKRTEDYITGRFG from the coding sequence ATGCAAAGTTTAGCGCTTGAAAAAAATAAACCTGCTTTTGGTGAAGTGAATAATGATACAGAACAAGCAAAATCAATTTACACGGTTAACGACTTTAATCTGTGGTATGGCGATAACCAGGCGCTGTATAATATCGACATGGATATTCCGGAAAACAAGGTAACCGCAATTATAGGCCCATCCGGATGCGGCAAATCAACATTTATTAAAGCACTAAACCGTATGGTGGAATTAGTGCCATCCGTAAATATGAACGGAAGTATTATGTACAAAGATAAAGAGATACTCACTTCAAAATATAAAGTGGAGGATTTACGTACAAATGTTGGTATGGTGTTCCAGAATCCAAATCCTTTCCCAAAATCAATTTATGAGAACATCGTATTTGGTCTAAAAATTCATGGCATCAAAAAAAAGAAGGTATTGGATGAAATTGTTGAAAAAAGCCTAAAAGGTGCAGCACTTTGGGATGAAGTGAAAGACCGGCTCAATGAAAATGCTTTTGGCTTGTCCGGCGGGCAGCAGCAAAGACTCTGTATTGCAAGGTGTCTGGCGATTGAACCGGATGTGATATTGATGGATGAACCGACATCGGCCTTAGATCCGGTTTCAACAGCAAAAGTAGAAGAACTGGTTCAAACACTGAAACAGAACTACAGTATTGCAATCGTTACGCATAATATGCAGCAGGCAGCAAGGATTTCTGACAAAACTGCTTTTTTCCTGAATGGTGAAGTGATTGAATATGATAATACAGATAAACTATTCTCCAATCCGGTAGATAAGCGTACAGAAGACTATATTACCGGCCGTTTTGGATAA
- the pstA gene encoding phosphate ABC transporter permease PstA, with amino-acid sequence MNLVDKQVIQNKMPKRLLTNQIIKQIFFLAVALAITALGVLLYRIFTQGIGYLDWEFLTSFASRFPEEAGIKAAIVGSLWLMAVTAPVSLVLGVGTAIYLEEYAKKNKLTNFIKVNISNLAGVPSIVYGLLGLTVFVRLLEMGRSVLAGGLTLSLLILPIIVVAAQEAIRAIPAEQREASYAMGATKWQTVRRVVLPAAIPGILTGGILGLSRAIGETAPLLMIGALSFIAYLPESIWSAFTVLPIQIYNWTARPQEEFHLIASAGIIILLLMMLIMNSIAVIIRNKFSNRF; translated from the coding sequence ATGAACTTGGTTGATAAGCAGGTAATTCAAAACAAAATGCCGAAGCGACTTTTAACGAATCAAATTATCAAACAAATATTTTTCCTTGCCGTCGCACTGGCAATAACCGCCCTGGGAGTTTTGTTATATCGAATTTTTACACAGGGGATTGGTTATTTAGACTGGGAGTTCCTTACCAGTTTTGCTTCCAGATTTCCGGAAGAGGCGGGGATTAAAGCTGCAATCGTCGGATCACTCTGGTTAATGGCAGTTACAGCTCCGGTATCATTGGTGCTTGGAGTTGGAACAGCAATATATCTTGAAGAATATGCCAAAAAGAATAAGCTTACCAATTTTATCAAAGTGAATATCTCCAATCTTGCAGGTGTACCATCCATTGTCTACGGCTTGTTGGGATTGACTGTTTTTGTTCGATTGCTGGAAATGGGCAGAAGTGTTTTGGCAGGCGGTTTGACACTTAGTCTGCTAATTCTGCCCATTATCGTAGTAGCTGCACAGGAAGCCATCCGTGCGATACCCGCTGAACAACGGGAAGCATCGTATGCAATGGGTGCTACAAAGTGGCAAACAGTTCGGCGTGTTGTCCTTCCTGCCGCGATTCCAGGAATACTTACAGGAGGGATATTAGGGCTTTCCCGCGCGATTGGTGAAACGGCACCACTCTTGATGATCGGGGCGTTATCGTTTATTGCTTATTTGCCTGAAAGTATCTGGTCAGCATTTACTGTTCTTCCGATTCAAATATATAACTGGACCGCAAGACCGCAGGAGGAATTTCATCTTATCGCATCAGCCGGTATTATTATACTTCTGTTGATGATGCTGATTATGAACTCTATTGCCGTAATTATACGAAATAAATTTTCCAATCGATTCTAG
- the pstC gene encoding phosphate ABC transporter permease subunit PstC has protein sequence MSVDVKKMINEKKSNQFLLKFNEKAAPTIFLICAIISVLTTLGIIITLLVETFTFFSRVSFLDFITGTEWWPFGENPSFGVLPLISGTLLITGIAMVVSIPIGIASAIYLSEFASDKVRRIVKPIMEVLAGIPTIVYGFFALTFVTPVLQQLIPSLPIFNALSAGIVVGIMIIPMISSLSEDAMSAVPNEMRAGALAMGATRLEVAMKIVVPAALSGIISSFVLGISRAIGETMIVSVAAGASPKLTLDVTESIQTMTGYIVQVSMGDATYGSTTYYSMYAVGMTLFVFTLCMNLLSQFISRRFKEDY, from the coding sequence ATGTCTGTTGACGTTAAGAAAATGATAAATGAGAAAAAATCAAATCAATTTTTGCTTAAGTTCAATGAAAAAGCAGCCCCGACCATTTTTTTGATTTGCGCAATAATTTCTGTGCTGACTACACTCGGTATTATTATAACGTTGTTAGTGGAAACATTTACTTTTTTCAGTCGGGTGTCATTCTTGGACTTTATAACCGGGACTGAGTGGTGGCCGTTTGGTGAAAACCCGAGCTTTGGGGTTCTCCCGCTTATTTCCGGGACATTATTAATTACTGGGATAGCAATGGTTGTATCGATTCCAATCGGAATTGCCTCAGCGATTTATTTAAGTGAATTTGCCTCTGATAAGGTACGTAGAATTGTGAAACCGATTATGGAAGTACTGGCCGGTATACCAACGATTGTCTATGGCTTTTTCGCTTTGACTTTCGTAACGCCTGTATTACAGCAGTTGATTCCAAGTCTTCCGATTTTCAATGCCCTTAGTGCGGGAATTGTTGTCGGAATCATGATTATTCCGATGATTTCTTCTTTGTCAGAGGATGCGATGAGTGCAGTTCCCAATGAAATGCGTGCAGGTGCATTGGCAATGGGAGCGACAAGACTGGAAGTTGCTATGAAAATTGTTGTTCCAGCCGCACTATCGGGTATAATTTCGTCATTTGTATTGGGAATTTCCAGAGCTATCGGGGAGACAATGATTGTTTCCGTGGCTGCCGGGGCATCGCCGAAACTGACATTGGATGTTACCGAATCGATTCAGACAATGACCGGATATATTGTTCAAGTCAGTATGGGTGATGCGACTTACGGATCAACAACATATTACAGCATGTATGCAGTAGGGATGACATTGTTTGTCTTTACGTTATGCATGAATTTGTTGTCGCAATTTATTTCACGTCGTTTCAAGGAGGATTACTAG
- a CDS encoding PstS family phosphate ABC transporter substrate-binding protein produces MKKRLLFVILIVSLTALFLAACGNGDGSGSSNGTGASSEGSATVKVDGSSTVFPIMEAVAEEYMIENPGAKVNIGVSGTSGGFEKFIAGETHISNASRPIEKEEKAALKENGIKFTEFEIALDGLSIVVNQENDWVDKLTVEQLKKMWSENGGVETWSDLNKEWPDKEIKFYSPGAASGTFDYFSEVVLGDGQIRKDTTLSEDDNVLVQGVTGSKHGIGYFGYAYYAENKDQLKAVPIVNSEGKPVLPSKETIQSGEYNPFSRPLFIYVKNDALKNESVYNFMEYTLKNAGEMAEAVGYVAKPDSEYEDALNKIKNLAGK; encoded by the coding sequence TTGAAAAAGAGACTTTTATTTGTAATATTAATAGTTTCTCTCACAGCACTGTTTCTGGCTGCGTGTGGAAATGGAGATGGAAGCGGAAGTAGTAATGGTACCGGTGCTTCATCAGAGGGTTCTGCAACAGTTAAGGTTGATGGATCATCTACTGTTTTTCCGATTATGGAAGCAGTCGCAGAAGAATATATGATTGAGAATCCGGGTGCAAAGGTTAATATTGGAGTTTCCGGAACAAGCGGCGGATTTGAAAAGTTTATTGCTGGTGAAACGCATATTTCCAATGCCTCCAGACCTATCGAAAAAGAAGAAAAGGCTGCATTGAAAGAAAACGGGATTAAGTTTACCGAGTTTGAGATTGCACTTGATGGACTCTCTATTGTAGTAAATCAGGAAAATGATTGGGTGGATAAGCTGACTGTTGAGCAATTAAAAAAAATGTGGTCTGAAAACGGTGGTGTAGAAACCTGGTCTGATTTAAATAAAGAATGGCCTGATAAAGAAATTAAATTCTACAGCCCTGGAGCAGCATCAGGAACTTTTGACTATTTCAGTGAAGTAGTTCTGGGAGACGGACAAATCCGGAAAGATACAACACTGTCGGAGGATGACAATGTCCTCGTACAAGGAGTTACAGGTTCTAAACATGGTATTGGTTATTTTGGGTATGCGTATTATGCCGAAAATAAAGACCAGTTAAAAGCAGTACCGATTGTAAACAGCGAGGGAAAACCGGTTCTGCCAAGTAAGGAAACCATTCAGTCAGGTGAGTACAATCCATTTTCGAGACCATTGTTCATCTATGTGAAAAACGATGCCTTGAAAAATGAATCGGTGTATAACTTTATGGAATATACACTCAAAAATGCCGGTGAAATGGCCGAGGCTGTAGGATATGTTGCTAAGCCTGATAGTGAGTATGAAGATGCTCTGAATAAAATAAAAAATTTGGCAGGCAAATAA
- a CDS encoding PstS family phosphate ABC transporter substrate-binding protein produces MKKRFLFVTLIVSLTALFLAACGNAEGSGSSNSNNTSSENANASSEDSATVKVDGSSTVFPIMEAVAEEYMIENPNAKVNIGVSGTGGGFEKFIAGETHISNASRPIEKEEKAALKESGIAFTEFKVALDGLSIVVNQENDWVDKLTVEQLKKMWSEKGGVKTWSDLNKEWPDKEIKFFSPGADSGTFDYFSEVVLGEEQIRKDATLSEDDNVLVQGVTGSKHGIGYFGYAYYAENKDQLRAIPIVNSDGKPVLPTMETIQSGEYNPFSRPLFIYVKNDALKNEMVYNFMEYTLKNAGEMAEAVGYVAMTDNAYEDALNKIKELASK; encoded by the coding sequence TTGAAGAAGAGATTTTTGTTCGTAACATTAATCGTTTCTCTCACAGCACTGTTCCTGGCTGCGTGCGGAAATGCGGAAGGAAGCGGAAGCAGTAATAGTAATAATACCTCATCAGAGAATGCAAATGCTTCATCAGAAGATTCTGCAACAGTTAAGGTTGATGGATCATCTACTGTATTTCCAATTATGGAGGCAGTAGCAGAAGAGTATATGATTGAGAATCCGAATGCAAAGGTTAATATTGGAGTTTCCGGTACAGGTGGTGGATTTGAAAAGTTTATTGCTGGTGAAACACATATTTCCAATGCTTCCAGACCTATCGAAAAAGAAGAAAAGGCTGCATTGAAAGAAAGCGGGATTGCGTTTACCGAATTTAAGGTTGCACTTGATGGACTCTCTATTGTAGTTAATCAAGAAAATGACTGGGTGGATAAGCTCACTGTTGAGCAACTGAAAAAAATGTGGTCTGAAAAAGGCGGGGTGAAAACCTGGTCTGACTTAAATAAAGAATGGCCTGATAAAGAAATTAAATTTTTCAGTCCTGGAGCAGATTCAGGAACATTTGATTATTTCAGTGAAGTAGTTCTGGGAGAAGAACAAATCCGGAAAGATGCAACACTGTCAGAGGATGACAATGTTCTTGTACAAGGAGTTACAGGCTCTAAACACGGTATTGGTTATTTCGGGTATGCATATTATGCCGAAAATAAAGACCAATTAAGAGCAATACCAATTGTAAATAGTGATGGGAAACCTGTTTTGCCTACTATGGAAACAATTCAGTCAGGTGAGTATAATCCATTTTCGAGACCGTTATTTATCTATGTGAAAAACGATGCTCTGAAGAATGAAATGGTATATAACTTTATGGAATATACACTCAAAAATGCCGGTGAAATGGCGGAAGCTGTAGGATATGTTGCTATGACTGATAATGCCTATGAAGATGCCTTGAATAAAATAAAAGAATTGGCAAGTAAATAA
- a CDS encoding peptidoglycan D,D-transpeptidase FtsI family protein: MVQRKTKKKKTQLPFRLNILFFIVFLLFSVLVLQLGVVQILNGEEFQEEIDKTVKENTEIPVPRGRMFDRNHNLIVGNKPLYSITYTPAKGVTAEDRLEVAEKLSRFISMPKENGEYDVTERNKKEYWYLKHTEEATSRLSDKELEKMDTSEEYNTILERIKKDEIDDFTEKQLEVMAIKKEMDQAMTLTPHVIKNENVTPEEFAKVSEHLDMLDGINATTDWDRFKPYGKTFSNFIGSITSQSQGILAEKEEYYLSRGYKRNDRVGQSGLEQQYESLLRGRKEKIQYTTNKDGKVIDSEVVVEGQRGKDLVLTINMKLQKKVNKILREELKAAIQKHPYKNRFMNDALAVVMNPQTGELLAVAGQHYNREKNEFENAGLKALYAAHEPGSAIKGATVLSGYESGVIDIGTTFYDAPIKIAGTPEKSSYRNLGLINDVNALKRSSNVYMFYIAMRMGGDFNYERNESLSFDPAAFQEIRNYFSQFGLGVSTGVDFPYESIGYEGPNPKAGNLLDFAIGQYDTYTTLQLAQYVSTIANDGYRVRPHFLKSVRTPIPHEEDLGPVYKSVNTQVLNKITMDDRYLERVQEGFRRVYQEVGGTAYSHFAGKSYNPAGKTGTAESDVYKDGEKVMDAENHTLVGYAPFNKPEVAFAVVVPQAGVVLNQHPTSKNIGERILDSYFELKEKNQSE, translated from the coding sequence ATGGTGCAACGAAAGACGAAAAAAAAGAAAACACAACTTCCTTTTCGTTTAAATATATTGTTTTTCATTGTCTTTCTGTTGTTCTCTGTTTTGGTTTTGCAGCTTGGAGTTGTGCAAATTTTGAACGGGGAAGAGTTTCAGGAAGAAATTGATAAAACAGTTAAAGAGAACACGGAAATACCGGTGCCGCGGGGAAGAATGTTCGATCGAAATCACAATTTAATCGTTGGTAATAAACCACTCTATTCGATCACATACACTCCTGCTAAAGGAGTTACAGCAGAGGATCGTCTTGAGGTGGCCGAGAAACTGTCACGTTTTATTTCCATGCCGAAAGAAAATGGGGAGTATGACGTTACCGAACGGAATAAAAAAGAATATTGGTATTTGAAACACACAGAGGAAGCAACAAGCCGACTTTCTGATAAAGAACTCGAAAAAATGGATACAAGTGAAGAATACAATACAATTTTGGAACGTATTAAAAAAGATGAAATTGATGATTTTACCGAGAAACAGCTTGAAGTAATGGCGATCAAAAAAGAAATGGATCAGGCAATGACCCTGACACCACACGTTATCAAAAACGAAAATGTAACACCTGAGGAATTTGCCAAAGTATCCGAGCATCTGGATATGCTTGATGGAATAAATGCCACTACCGATTGGGATCGCTTTAAACCATATGGTAAAACGTTCAGCAATTTTATCGGATCCATTACATCCCAGTCGCAAGGTATTCTTGCCGAAAAAGAAGAATATTATCTGTCCCGCGGATACAAGCGAAATGACCGCGTCGGGCAAAGCGGTCTGGAGCAGCAGTATGAAAGTCTGTTGCGGGGCCGGAAAGAAAAAATCCAGTATACAACAAACAAAGATGGAAAAGTAATTGATTCTGAAGTGGTTGTGGAAGGTCAACGGGGCAAAGATCTTGTTCTGACAATTAATATGAAATTGCAGAAGAAAGTGAATAAAATACTGCGAGAAGAACTGAAGGCAGCAATTCAAAAACACCCATATAAGAATCGGTTTATGAATGATGCGCTTGCGGTTGTCATGAACCCGCAGACAGGTGAACTCCTGGCAGTGGCAGGTCAGCATTATAACCGGGAGAAAAATGAATTTGAAAATGCCGGGCTGAAAGCATTGTATGCAGCACATGAGCCAGGTTCTGCAATAAAGGGTGCTACAGTTCTTTCCGGTTATGAATCCGGAGTCATTGATATAGGTACTACGTTTTATGATGCACCAATTAAGATAGCCGGCACTCCGGAGAAAAGTTCGTATCGGAATCTTGGCTTGATAAATGATGTCAATGCCCTCAAACGTTCATCCAACGTATACATGTTTTATATTGCAATGCGGATGGGTGGGGACTTTAATTACGAGCGGAATGAAAGTTTGAGTTTTGATCCAGCTGCATTTCAGGAAATCCGAAATTATTTCAGTCAGTTCGGACTCGGTGTATCAACCGGGGTGGACTTTCCTTACGAATCGATTGGTTATGAAGGTCCGAATCCCAAGGCAGGTAATCTGCTTGACTTTGCGATTGGTCAGTATGATACATATACAACGCTGCAGCTTGCTCAGTATGTATCAACTATTGCCAACGATGGATATCGTGTCCGTCCGCATTTTTTAAAGTCGGTTCGGACTCCAATACCGCACGAGGAAGATTTAGGACCTGTTTATAAAAGTGTCAATACGCAGGTATTAAATAAGATTACCATGGACGATAGATATCTGGAGCGGGTGCAGGAAGGCTTCCGCAGAGTATATCAGGAAGTTGGCGGAACAGCATACTCCCACTTTGCAGGTAAATCATATAATCCAGCCGGTAAAACGGGTACCGCTGAGAGTGATGTTTACAAAGATGGTGAAAAGGTAATGGATGCAGAGAACCACACGCTTGTCGGATATGCACCATTTAACAAGCCTGAGGTGGCTTTTGCTGTTGTCGTTCCTCAAGCAGGTGTTGTGCTTAATCAGCATCCAACCAGTAAGAATATAGGAGAGCGTATTCTTGATTCTTACTTTGAATTGAAGGAAAAGAACCAATCTGAATAA
- a CDS encoding MFS transporter, whose protein sequence is MHKSIQNIAGKVEIDRDLIFLLVIGGLYSLGIFLSNTFVNIYLWKQSGDYVTIAMYNLGIYLLQPITFIFAGKIAKKVDRVIVLRLGVTVLSLFFLSVLIIAEDASVYNFLLGSLLGIGYGFYWLAFNVLTFEITEPESRDFFNGFLGILQSFGGMIGPLLAGTIILKMPATMGYTTIFTISFGLFISAVICSFFLKRRPAEGLFHFKRVLAEKGNNKNWGKILNAHVFQGLREGIFLFVIAIWVYLTTKSEFALGMFNLFLSGLSLVFYFIVTKWIKPSMRKKSILFGAILLYVSIFIILFDISYYKLMIYAAIIGIAYPIINVPYVSMTYDVIGKAWKAKDFRIEYIVVRELFVNIGRVVAILSFLIAIYVFPAEKIIPFLLIIFGAGHLFIYLFVKNISLGSPHKKDFMIKEQLTDEKDR, encoded by the coding sequence ATGCACAAGAGTATCCAGAATATAGCTGGCAAAGTCGAAATAGACAGGGATTTAATTTTCCTGCTGGTAATTGGCGGACTATACTCATTGGGTATATTTCTGTCCAACACATTTGTTAACATTTATTTATGGAAACAATCCGGTGATTACGTGACAATCGCAATGTACAATTTGGGAATATATCTGCTGCAGCCGATTACGTTTATTTTCGCCGGCAAAATTGCAAAAAAAGTAGACAGGGTGATTGTCCTGAGGTTAGGGGTAACCGTATTATCCCTGTTTTTTTTGAGTGTCCTTATTATAGCGGAGGATGCCTCCGTTTATAATTTTCTGCTTGGAAGTCTGTTAGGTATCGGTTATGGATTTTATTGGCTGGCATTTAACGTACTCACATTTGAAATAACCGAACCGGAGTCAAGAGATTTTTTCAATGGCTTTCTGGGAATACTTCAATCATTCGGTGGCATGATAGGTCCGTTGCTGGCAGGTACCATTATTTTAAAAATGCCTGCTACTATGGGATACACGACGATTTTCACGATTTCATTCGGGCTGTTTATCAGTGCTGTAATCTGCAGTTTTTTTCTGAAACGACGACCTGCAGAAGGGTTATTTCATTTCAAACGGGTACTTGCAGAGAAGGGGAATAATAAAAATTGGGGCAAAATTTTAAATGCCCACGTATTCCAAGGGCTGCGCGAAGGGATATTTTTATTTGTCATTGCGATTTGGGTGTATTTAACTACGAAAAGTGAGTTTGCCCTCGGTATGTTTAATTTATTTTTATCCGGCCTGTCACTTGTATTTTATTTTATTGTTACGAAGTGGATTAAACCATCCATGCGGAAAAAATCAATTTTATTCGGTGCTATCCTGCTGTACGTGTCCATTTTCATTATATTGTTCGACATTTCTTACTATAAGCTTATGATTTATGCAGCAATAATTGGTATTGCCTACCCGATTATTAATGTTCCGTATGTATCCATGACGTATGATGTAATCGGAAAGGCTTGGAAAGCAAAGGATTTTCGAATCGAATATATTGTGGTAAGGGAATTGTTTGTCAACATAGGGCGGGTTGTAGCGATTCTATCCTTCCTGATTGCCATTTATGTGTTTCCCGCTGAAAAAATTATTCCATTTTTGCTGATTATCTTCGGTGCGGGTCATCTTTTTATTTACTTATTTGTAAAGAATATCTCTCTGGGCAGTCCGCATAAAAAAGATTTTATGATAAAAGAGCAATTAACCGATGAAAAAGATCGGTAA
- the sodA gene encoding superoxide dismutase SodA has translation MAKFELPELPYAYDALEPTIDKETMNIHHTKHHNTYVTKLNAAVEGNADLQNKSVEDLVSSIDSVPENIRTAVRNNGGGHVNHSLFWKVMSPNGGGEPTGELADKINGKFGSFDKFKEEFETAAKGRFGSGWAWLVVNNGDVEVISTPNQDSPLMEGKTPVLGLDVWEHAYYLKYQNKRPDYVAAFWNVVNWDEVAKNYDAAK, from the coding sequence ATGGCAAAATTTGAATTACCAGAACTACCTTATGCATACGATGCTTTAGAACCAACAATCGACAAAGAAACAATGAATATCCACCACACAAAGCATCATAATACTTATGTTACAAAGCTGAACGCCGCAGTAGAAGGAAATGCGGATCTTCAGAATAAATCAGTAGAAGATCTTGTAAGCAGCATTGATTCTGTACCTGAAAATATTCGTACTGCTGTTCGGAACAATGGCGGCGGACATGTTAACCATAGCCTATTCTGGAAAGTGATGTCACCAAATGGCGGCGGCGAGCCAACAGGCGAGCTTGCTGACAAAATTAATGGTAAATTCGGCAGCTTCGACAAGTTCAAAGAAGAATTTGAAACTGCTGCAAAAGGTCGTTTCGGTTCAGGCTGGGCTTGGCTTGTTGTAAACAACGGGGATGTGGAAGTAATCAGCACACCAAATCAGGATTCACCATTGATGGAAGGCAAAACGCCGGTTCTTGGTCTTGATGTTTGGGAGCATGCATATTACCTTAAGTATCAAAACAAGCGTCCTGATTATGTTGCTGCATTCTGGAACGTTGTTAACTGGGATGAAGTTGCAAAAAATTATGATGCTGCAAAATAA